The genome window ttggtttggttttgataaaaaccgaaccaacccggtccatgtatACCCCTAGTTCTAACCATGGTAAGGATAATTAATAACTTCCATATATTTGCTCCAAAACGTTTTAACAATCCCATAATTCTAATTTCTAGCTACACATTATCGCTTACCTAAAACCTTTCCTCTCTTTCCTGGCCTTTTTCAATACGTCATTCTTTTTGCTACTTTCTACGAAATCTTCTTATATTCCTATTCAAAGATGAGAACCATTAGAAGTCCAAccaatgaattaaaaaaaaaaaaatttaatatttaccagataaaaaattaaaagaatccGTATGATATTAAAATTTTGTACATCACAAAGAATTATTCCAAATTTGCAATGTCAAGAAAAGGTATCGACACATATAATCTCGAATTTTGAACTCTTGTATAAACTCAATTCGTGGACTTGGCCTTGCCCTTCTCCTTGTATAGGCGGTTGAGGTTAAAAGCAGGGGTAACCAAAGTTCAGAaaactgaaaaaagaaaaaaaaaaaagaaaaaagaaaaaaaaagatttcttGGAAAATTAAGAAATTGATAAGGAAATTCTAATTATCCTGTATGGAAGTAATAAATTATTCTAACTATAGTTAGGGTCTTGTTTTAGTTAATTAAATCTCAACCTTTAATTCGTAACTCTGCCACGTGGCTTCCATCCAAGTAGAAACTTGGAAAAAACTCCAATGCGGGGATCAGAGTGAATTTGAGCAGTTGACCTAAAAAAACTCTAGTCTCTTCTACCGACAGGGCGGCTCTAACATTGTTCCAGGTAAGGCTTTTGTCTTGGGTCCCCATTTTTTAGAAATAATAGGtttataggtatttaaaaaaataatattttctatttttcatataaaagtAGAGCTTTTCTATAACAGTTGCCTCAAAGAAAAGAAATTTTCAAAATTATAATTGATAAAATCGTACCTGAGATTAACAATGTCTCAAGATAGATTAAATGGATTgactatattatcaattgaaaatgaattattagaggaaatcgattataaaaaaattattaataatttttaaaaaaaatttaagcaACACATTAaactttggctttaggccacataTATGTTTGACCGCACATGTCTACCGATCTAGCTGTATGTATGTGCGATTTCATTATTTCACGCCAAATATAGAAAAATGGTTTTGGTAAACAGAATTGATCTGAATCTACTAGAAACTGAGAAGTTATCCAaccaaacaaaaatatataattgtGCAAATCCTATAACCATTGACTTCCGTTAACTTATAAGTTTCATTGCTTAGCCTCATAAGTGGCACAACTTATTAAAAGAAGCAGTACTAGCCCAATCTATTGCTAATACACCTGATACAACAATTTTGTACGTCGAGTGATATGATACACAACAAAGAGGaaaatttttaaagtgaaatttCTCAGTAATATCCAGATCCATTTAttccaagaaagaaagaaaaattaccaaattcctgGTCACACAAAATTAATTTTGAGAAAAgaaaagtttaaaatttaatattttgataCATCAACCCTCGGTTCAGTTTTTTTCTAGAATATCATGGTCTCGATTTTCGAAGTTCCAGCATTATGAGTTAAATAACGAGAAATAAAAAACAAAAGGCACGGCAGAGTTGGAGACAAAATTGTTACGAAAGCTGAAGCTCACCAGCTATGGCAGAACGAATAGAGGGAAGAAGAAAGAGATAGAGAGATACAAATACCCGActagtcattttgagttctagcgttCTGTTTTACGATTCGAGACTTCGagtagcttcatttgatgttttatgacttgtgtgtttGTTTTGTTTTGATTTTCAAAAGGTTCGCTAGTATTTTAGAAGAGTAATtatcattttggaagctttaagtcgaaggaattgaccaaagtttgacttttgagtaaaaggattcggaatcatattttgatggctccgatagattcgtatgataattttagacttgtacGTACGTTCGGATTTGGTTTTTGAGGTTCTTAGAAGAATTCGACACCatttgtcgaaagttgacaatttgaagaacttaagagttcataagtttgatcaagagttgactttgatattattggacTCCGGTTGGTGTTCCGAGACTTTGGACATGACTATATAGTTGAATCTAACTTATGTGTAAAGTTTGGAAGTAATCcgaagtgtttaagtgtgattcagaaactcttttgaaagaataaagatttaacaacttaagagaaattctattcggtttgagcttcgattctttgttgtgatatcCCCATAggaatttgagcctttggataagtctAAATAGGGTATCTTGACTTGTAGGAATGATTGGATGGAGTCCCGGAGGGTTCCGGTGAGTTTCAACGCATTTGGAGCAAGTTTTGAAAAACTTGAAGTGCTGAAATTCTAATTTTCTTCATTAAATCCGGCTTCAAGAGAAATCGTtcaaaatatataaggaatttggtTAAGATGCCTCGTTGAAAGTTGTATCTCTTTGAatctagtttgcagaaatttAAATTGTTTGTCATTCCGATATCTGTACAAAACGTTATCACTATTTTAGTGAAGAAGGACAATGCTGTTATTTTTCTGAAATTTTTTTGCACTTGCATATTTAATCCCATTTAGTACTTGcactttatttttattaatttgggAACTAGagagcttggattgaggtaatGTTTGAGGGAGTTTTTATCTACTTCATTGGGGTAAGTAAACTTAACTCGAATTTATGATTataacatgaatctatcattaattttggCTCTAAAACAAGGATCTTAAAGAAGTAAAGAGGGTTTTGGCTTGAAagataagaaaatatattttggaattttgaacaCCGATTTGAATTCGTATTTGGAAAGTAATCACATACTTGGACTCGACAGGTTATGGGTCATCGAGATTTGGTATTGGTTTCGGATTTCGGGCACCCGAGACCCatattgactttttgggaattcaTCAAAGATTGAAGTATTATTGATTGAGATTGCTTCCTATAGCATTGTTTGACTTTCTTGGATGATGTTTGGCTTGGATTTATGTGATTGGAGGGATAGTCGAGGTTTTGACTCGATTTGAGGTTAAGGACTAGTCAGATAAGGTAAGTGCCTTACCTAGCTTTGGTTTGAGGGAATTTTTTCTGATAAATGAcgttgtttgctacatgcggggatGGTGTATATGCAATGTGACAaacgtatatgcatgtgccatgGTTATTCAATTCATGTTCAGGGGTAGATGCTAGATTACTTTATGCCTTGTTTGATTGTGTATTCTACTTGTTCTATGGTTTGCTCAATTGAATGACTACGTGAACACAATGAGCCATGCTAGAGTTAAATGTTGAGGTTAATGATACCTTGCTTTGATCATGATGAGATATTCTCGAGATTATTGATATACTTAATTTAGACGTAGTCACACGTATATTATGAATATACATCCGCACTTGTTATTCTTATACTATGCCTCAAATttttgtatgactacgtgaacCTCTTGAATCATTCTAGAGATCATATGTAGGTGTTGATTTTCTGTTTGAACATGATACTTATTATTTTATGGCGTACCTGCCTAAACTAAGCTATAGTTATACACTTCACACATTCATACACCTCAGCATGTTATTTTTCTTAGTCAATGAGTCTATGATTTGATATTCGATGTTCGTATACATGCTTGTATGTGCTTTCTGTGAGATGAACTTTATTTACAACATGTGAGTGCTCCGTACAGATTgaattattatggcacgtgagttgtcaatgCGATTGTTATGATCATAACACGTGAGTTACCCGTGTAATTATTAtaattatggcatgtgagttgtccgtgcagcgtgtggataaggatccatcacCTAGGGtcgtcctctcatgtttctctcttaatGACGTACACACATACTATTGAAAACTGATCAATGGTTGGACATtgcgtatcttctctatatgcaaactccttggatgtatacataaTGTTTaccgcatatcttctctatatgctagctcCGGAATGTATACATGTCTTTTATgaatatcttctttatatgttgcTTTACTTGATGAAAAGATTCACGGAacgtatcttctctatatgtcagTCCGTGCAACTTGACTTGTttattcatgcatatcttctctatatgcaactaTTGACGTGTTATTTGATAtcttatgcatatcttctctatatgctgccTTAATTGATGACATAATTCACgacacatatcttctctatatgtcgaTCTGTGTAACTTGACTTGTTTAGTTATGAATATCCTCTCTATATGCAATTATCGGCAGATTATCTGATGTCgaatgcatatcttctctatatgcagaACTATTTATTTGTTTGTGATGCTTGggtatatcttctctatatgcaactaTTGACATGTTATTTGATATCAAATGTATATCTTTCCTATATACCAAATTGTAGTTAGTTTATGATACTTATGCATATCTCTCTATATGATAAACTATTAGTTTTTTACATTATCTATGCATATATTGTCTATGTGCACCGATGGCTTTACCTGCACTTCATGCTTAGATTACGGTATTGTTGTTGTGTACATGTATAATCTATTTAGTTGCACAGTTTAAGTAAAATGAGTATTTTTTGACTCAaaaatctcgtcactacttcacttaGGTTAGTCAatatacttattgagtacatgagatcggttgtattcatactacacttctgcaccttgcgtgcagatttcggAAATAAGCTACTGTAGATGACGAATGCTAGCATAGAGAATGTACCAGAATTCCAGATAAAATCTATTACTTGTTCATAGTAGATTAGAATTTGTACTTCTATTACGTATATTCAAACATATATTGTATTTTCTTCATACCAATgttgtaaatctaaatcttagtggtttatgacttgtactaccaatccctGGGATAGTTGTATGGATTTCCCaccattttatttatttattattgatgatcttttattctagttatgTTATTTACTTCTTGGCTTACCTAGCATGTTGCGGTTAGGTGACATCATAgttaggtgagattttgggtcatgacaagagaGAAGAGTAAAGATACTATAAAAGAGAATAATGTTATTCACTTAATAATATTTAGAACAACAACCAAGAGATATATAACCAAATCTGACATTGGATTCCCTATTATTACTCTAACACTGACACCTATCCACAATCCACTAACAGAATTCTTGGACTTAATTGAAATAGCAATACTAATCTAGGGAACTCAATTTTCATAATTTAATACTACAAATTGAATTTAAACATGGACCAACTATAAAATTAAAAACTTCAGAAAATCCTAACAATCCATCCTCCCTCAGAGCCTTGTCCTTAAGGTTCATCAAAATCTGGGAACTGAGACTTGATAAAATTGTAgtcttcccaagtagcttcttcaggTAGTAAGTTGGCCCACTGATAAACTTGAGTTGTGTATTTGTTCCCCTTTTTTCTCCTATCTAGTATAGCAACATGGTCCACCAAAGGTTTTCCCTCTAGAGAACAGATAGGTGGATCAATTGAAGGCATAGTCTGAGGTCTCACCTTCTTCTTGAGTTGAGAAATATGAAATACATGATGTATCTTAGCTGAAGGGGAAAACTTCAACTTGTATGCAACATGTCCAACTTTTTGAATAATCTGCTAAGGGCCACACAACTTGGAAGCCAACTCCAAACTCCTCCTTACTGCCAAAAATATTTGTTTGTATGGTTATAGCTTCAAAAACACGCAGTCACCTACTtcaaactctctctctctctcagtccTCTTCTCATCATCATACATTTTCATTTTATTATGTGCCTTTTCCAGATTTTTTCTATCACTTGTCTTTCCTTAAGTATCTCATCAATAGAAGCTACTCTGGTATGTGCAATCAACTCAAAGGATAATTATGGAGGATCATAATCATATATTACCTTGAAAGGAGTCATCTTCAATGAGATGTGGTAACTACTATTGTACCCGAACTCAGCTAAAGGCAATCATGTATTCCATTCCCTAGGCTTATGTATTGTCATGCACCTCAAGTAGTTTTTCAGACACCTATTCAACCTTTCTGTTTGTCCATCCATTTATGGGTGATAAGCAGAGTTATAAAGCAGTTGCATCTGCAAATTCTTGAAAAGTTCTTTTGAAAAATTGATGATAAAAAGCTTATATTTGTTTGAAACTATTCTCTTAGTCAAACATGTAACTTATAGATTGTATCCATGAATAACCTTGCCACTTGAGATGATGTGAAGGGGTGAGCTAAGGAAAGAAAATAGGCATATTTGCTATACCTGTCCACTACTACTAGATTAGTGTCCTAACCTTGATATTTTGGTAAGCTCTCAATGAAATCCATTGAGATATGTTCCTATGCCTTCTCAGGCACAAGTAGTGGCTGTAGAAGCCTAGGATAGGCCACCTACTCATTTTTGCATCTCTAGAATAGCTCACACTCTTGCACAATTATCTTCACATCCTTGATCATTGAAGGTCAATAGAATACTATCTTCTCTCTTTGGTATATATCCATCACACCTGAATGTCCTCCCAATCAAGAGTTGTATATAATTGTGATTAATTGATGTCTTATGTTCCCATGATTTCCAATCCAAAACCCTGCTATAGAGTGATATCTATAATAATAGTTGGATTAGTGGTGAGATTAAATATAGGTTGCATCACTTCTTGCTTTCCTTCATAACTTGCCACCACTTCTTCAAACCATTTGGGCTACAATTGACTTACTACAAGGCATTGTGGTTGGTTGCCATCCTATTGTATTTCACTTCTCTTTTATAGGGCATCAACTACAATGTTTTCTACTCTCTTTTTATAGTGAATTTCATAGCTCAATCCCATCAGCTTGGTTAAGCCTTTGTGTTGCAAATAAGTGATAATATTTTGTTCCTGCAAAAACTTCAAGTGGTCAATTTTAATTATGAAGCGGCGTGGGTGCAAGTAATGCCTCAACCTTTCCACTTCCATCAAAAGAGCAATCGATGTTTTATCATAAGTTGATAGCCCTTGATACCTTTTGCTTAAGGACTGACTCATGAATGCTAGTGGCCTCTTTTCTTGCATCAATACAACTCCCACCCCAGTGTTGCATGGATCTACTTCAAGAATGAAAGGCTTGCTAAAGTAAGGTCGGGTCAATACTGGAGCATTGGTCATAGCCTTTTTCGGTTGCTGAAAGGCTGCAGTTGCTTCAAGACTCCAATTGAAGTTTCCTTTCCTCAATAAATTAGTTAAAGGCCAATTGAGTTGTGCATACTTCGTAACAAACTTCCTGTAGTATCTAGTCAAACCTAGAAAACCTCTCAGCTCCTTCACAATTGCAGGTTGTGGCACTCTAACATTAAAATCACTTTCTTGTAGTTAGTGCTTACACCCTTTCCTGAAATAATGTGCCCAAGATACTCAATTTGTGGTTGAGCAAAGTCACACTTACTCCTTCAGCAAATAACTGATTCCTTTTCTTCAGCTGTAATACTACTTCAAGGTGCTTCAGGTGATCTTTTATAGTCTTGCTATACACCAAAATATCGTCAAAACACACCAATATAAACTTTTCCAATTTCTCTTTAGAAAGTTCATTCATTAAGAATTGGAAATTAGAAAGAGCATTTATTAGTCCAAATGGCATGACTCTAAACTGCCACAGCCCATGATGGGTTCTAAAGGCAATTTTGTGCTCATCTTCAACATTCATTCTCACCTGGTATCCAGCCCTGAGATCCAT of Nicotiana tomentosiformis chromosome 7, ASM39032v3, whole genome shotgun sequence contains these proteins:
- the LOC138895650 gene encoding uncharacterized protein — protein: MYDDEKRTEREREFEIIQKVGHVAYKLKFSPSAKIHHVFHISQLKKKVRPQTMPSIDPPICSLEGKPLVDHVAILDRRKKGNKYTTQVYQWANLLPEEATWEDYNFIKSQFPDFDEP